The nucleotide window AAAAGCCAAGTCGGATTTACCACCTTTATCGGATAGAATTAAGGCAATATCCAACATTAAGCTACCCCGGGCTGAAGGAGCGAGTTTTCTGGCCATTTCTAAACCTTCGTTGTTGCTAAGTTCATTAATAGCCGACAAGGCGCCACCTATCACCAGGTAAGATTGGTCATTAGAGGCCACTTCTTTAAAGAAATCGAGTGATTCCTGACCTTTGAAATAATCGGCCATTTTTTTCACAGCGGCGTTTCTTACCGAAGATTTAGAATCGGTTTTGGCTATGTCCATTAATACTTTTTTGTATTCGTCGGAGTTAACAAAAAGCGAAGGTTTGGTATTTCTAAGTGCAACTAAGCGAACGGAATAGTGTTTATCTTTTAGTGCCAGGAGGATAGTGGATTTAGCGTCGGCCTCTTCCAGGTGGCTGCTCAGTTGGTTGATGGCCTCGAGACGGTCCAAGAGTAAGGGACAACGTTTGTATTGAGTAACGTAATCGGAGCTGGATTTTTTCTCTGATTTAACTGCCAACAATTGCTTTTCTGCATCTACATTGACCAATACCGGTTTTTCTTTTACATCCATTGAAATGGTTTCTTTGGTATCGGTAAACCATATTCGTTTGCGTTCTTTTCCGGTTGGGTAATAAATATCTACATCGAGTGGTAGTGTGTACAGGGCGTTTTCCTGAATGTTTTGTTTTTGAATGAGGGTAACTTGGACCTTTTTAGCCAGGCTATCGTATTCGGTTTGGATTTCTACTACCGGATGACCTTTGGCCAGGAACCACTGATTAAAAAACCAATTTAAGTCTTCGCCGCATACTTTTTCCATAGCCAGGCGAAGGTTATGAATTTCTACGCTTTGGAATTTGTTTTCGGAGAGGTACACTTTCAGGCCTTCGAAAAATGCTTCATCGCCCAGGTATTTTCGCAACATGTGTAGCACCCGACCGCCTTTGGCATAGGAATGCATATCGAACATGTCTTCCTTATCGTCGTAGTAGAAGCGAATCAGATTTTCTTTTTTCTGAGCGCTTTCGGCCAGGTACTTTTTCAGGTCGAGTTGACCATGGTAGTCGGCTTCTTCGCGTCCGGCGTCGTGTTCCAGCCACAGGTATTCACCATAGGTAGCGAAACT belongs to Bacteroidia bacterium and includes:
- a CDS encoding M1 family metallopeptidase produces the protein TDCWKQTLPAAPYLSMMAVGKWNIVKDKWRDLEVNYYMEPEYKPYTKRIFGKTPAMLEFYSKRLGVDYPWEKFSQVIVRDYVSGAMENTTAVIHGDFFNQTEREMLDGDNETTVAHELFHQWFGDLVTCESWSNLPLNESFATYGEYLWLEHDAGREEADYHGQLDLKKYLAESAQKKENLIRFYYDDKEDMFDMHSYAKGGRVLHMLRKYLGDEAFFEGLKVYLSENKFQSVEIHNLRLAMEKVCGEDLNWFFNQWFLAKGHPVVEIQTEYDSLAKKVQVTLIQKQNIQENALYTLPLDVDIYYPTGKERKRIWFTDTKETISMDVKEKPVLVNVDAEKQLLAVKSEKKSSSDYVTQYKRCPLLLDRLEAINQLSSHLEEADAKSTILLALKDKHYSVRLVALRNTKPSLFVNSDEYKKVLMDIAKTDSKSSVRNAAVKKMADYFKGQESLDFFKEVASNDQSYLVIGGALSAINELSNNEGLEMARKLAPSARGSLMLDIALILSDKGGKSDLAFFQNAYKTITENNAKYALIALIGRYAGNQETALVKEIMPLLQNIAIKESAWFIRLAGIQAISEIGLKTQARIDEINSLASKGLGNPGDAAVMEELKQQLKKIDDAMSEIRSKETDPKVKRLIGG